Proteins encoded by one window of Modestobacter marinus:
- a CDS encoding DUF4397 domain-containing protein — MNKTRPIALTAGATGAFALLFAATPALADSHTMTLSVLHAIPETPVDVYANGERLIDDFEPGTLAGPLTLPGGAYDLALYPADAADASGEPLLSADGVEVPAGANATVTAHLTEAGEPALTPFVNDTSAVPAGEGRLTVRHVAAAPAVDVRAGGEVVIDGLTNPNEESLTVPAGNVSADVVLAGTDTVAIGPADLTVAEGANTIVYAWGSGDAGYELATQTVQAGASAPSGVPGGSAGLAADEGIPAPLVGLTVAGLAAAAFAGRKYATSRV, encoded by the coding sequence GTGAACAAGACCCGCCCGATCGCCCTGACCGCCGGCGCCACCGGCGCGTTCGCGCTGCTCTTCGCGGCCACGCCCGCGCTGGCCGACTCGCACACCATGACGCTGTCGGTCCTGCACGCGATCCCCGAGACCCCGGTCGACGTCTACGCCAACGGCGAGCGGCTGATCGACGACTTCGAGCCCGGCACCCTCGCCGGCCCGCTCACGCTGCCCGGCGGCGCGTACGACCTGGCGCTCTACCCGGCCGACGCCGCGGACGCCTCCGGCGAGCCGCTGCTGTCGGCGGACGGCGTCGAGGTCCCGGCCGGTGCCAACGCCACGGTGACCGCCCACCTCACCGAGGCCGGTGAGCCGGCGCTCACCCCGTTCGTCAACGACACCTCCGCCGTCCCCGCGGGCGAGGGCCGGCTCACCGTGCGCCACGTCGCCGCGGCGCCTGCCGTCGACGTCCGGGCCGGTGGCGAGGTCGTCATCGACGGGCTGACCAACCCGAACGAGGAGTCGCTGACCGTCCCGGCCGGCAACGTGAGCGCCGACGTCGTGCTGGCCGGCACCGACACCGTGGCGATCGGCCCGGCCGACCTGACGGTCGCCGAGGGCGCCAACACGATCGTCTACGCGTGGGGTTCCGGTGACGCCGGCTACGAGCTCGCCACCCAGACGGTCCAGGCCGGGGCCTCCGCCCCGTCCGGCGTCCCCGGCGGTTCGGCCGGCCTGGCCGCTGACGAGGGCATCCCGGCACCGCTGGTCGGCCTGACCGTGGCCGGTCTCGCCGCCGCCGCGTTCGCCGGCCGCAAGTACGCCACCAGCCGGGTCTGA
- a CDS encoding RNA polymerase sigma factor, translating into MPTTRGPVHQSAEPDDSEVARRFADGDEQALAWAYERWAAQVHGMAVRAFGPGPDAEDVTQQTFISAWTGRSRYRPDQGPLPAWLVGVCRHKIADTWAKRERQRRSTEAAASEARSAPTADPGSELATEVADRVLLLGELNRIGQPQRSIIELAFFEDLTHAQIAARTGIPLGTVKSHIRRTLERLRDRLEVDGAALRS; encoded by the coding sequence GTGCCAACCACCCGGGGCCCGGTGCACCAGAGCGCCGAGCCCGACGACAGCGAGGTCGCGCGGCGCTTCGCCGACGGCGACGAGCAGGCCCTCGCCTGGGCCTACGAACGATGGGCGGCGCAGGTGCACGGCATGGCGGTGCGGGCTTTCGGCCCCGGCCCCGACGCCGAGGACGTCACCCAGCAGACCTTCATCTCGGCCTGGACCGGGCGCAGCCGCTACCGTCCCGACCAGGGGCCCCTCCCGGCCTGGCTGGTGGGCGTCTGCCGGCACAAGATCGCCGACACCTGGGCCAAGCGGGAACGGCAGCGTCGGTCGACCGAGGCGGCCGCGAGCGAGGCCCGCTCGGCCCCCACCGCCGACCCGGGCAGCGAGCTGGCCACCGAGGTGGCCGACCGGGTCCTCCTGCTGGGCGAGCTGAACCGGATCGGCCAGCCGCAACGAAGCATCATCGAGCTCGCGTTCTTCGAGGACCTGACCCATGCACAGATCGCGGCACGCACCGGCATCCCGCTGGGCACCGTGAAGAGCCACATCAGACGCACCCTGGAGCGCCTGCGAGACCGCTTGGAGGTGGACGGTGCAGCACTGCGATCCTGA
- the egtC gene encoding ergothioneine biosynthesis protein EgtC: MCRHLAWLGRPRTLAALVLDPPSSLLVQSHAPRRQRYGTVNADGWGVGFWADGHPEPARWRSAQPLWGSASFASVAPAVSSRCVLAAVRSATVGMPIEEAAAAPFTDGRWLLSHNGRVDRAVLPPARDAESVVDSAQLAALVFSRGLDSLGATVREVGAADPSARLNLLAADGTRLLATTWGDTLSVLVTDEGTALASEPWDDDPRWSDVPDRMLVEVTPDGLTQTPLEASEPA; encoded by the coding sequence ATGTGCCGGCACCTGGCCTGGCTCGGCCGGCCACGCACGCTCGCCGCGCTGGTGCTCGACCCGCCGTCGTCCCTGCTGGTGCAGTCCCACGCCCCCCGCCGGCAGCGGTACGGCACGGTGAACGCCGACGGCTGGGGCGTGGGCTTCTGGGCCGACGGGCACCCGGAGCCGGCCCGCTGGCGGTCGGCGCAGCCGCTGTGGGGATCGGCGTCCTTCGCCTCGGTCGCCCCCGCGGTCTCCTCCCGGTGCGTGCTGGCGGCGGTGCGCTCGGCGACCGTGGGGATGCCCATCGAGGAGGCGGCGGCCGCCCCGTTCACCGACGGCCGCTGGCTGCTCTCGCACAACGGCCGCGTCGACCGGGCGGTGCTGCCCCCGGCCCGGGACGCCGAGTCCGTCGTCGACAGCGCCCAGCTGGCCGCGCTGGTCTTCTCCCGCGGCCTGGACTCCCTCGGCGCCACCGTCCGCGAGGTCGGCGCCGCCGACCCGTCCGCCCGGCTGAACCTGCTCGCCGCCGACGGCACCCGGCTGCTGGCCACCACCTGGGGCGACACCCTGTCCGTGCTGGTCACCGACGAGGGGACGGCGCTGGCCAGCGAGCCCTGGGACGACGACCCGCGCTGGTCCGACGTCCCCGACCGGATGCTCGTCGAGGTCACCCCCGACGGCCTGACCCAGACCCCCCTCGAGGCATCGGAGCCCGCATGA
- the egtA gene encoding ergothioneine biosynthesis glutamate--cysteine ligase EgtA, translated as MTTSTALADHPAEDVLRDLDAAREHVGSAALHPAPTGPVGLELEAHLVDLASPASRVPWHRVTAAVATLPPLDGGSQVTLEPGGQVELSGPPAPDVTAAVTGLRSDLAAVRGRLAADGLGLAPLGADPCRPAQRVCPGSRYVAMEEHFQSLGHRAAGVTMMTSTAALQVNLEAGPRAGWAARLRLAQALGPVLVAVSACSPMLAGSETGWRSGRQRTWAQLGAARCGPLPGGPDPADEWAAFALAAPVMLVRSPAGDAVPVHGRTSFADWVRGAGPVDRRPTVTDLEYHLTTLFPPVRLRGYLELRYLDAAPEPWWPALSAVACTLLDDPVAADTAAAATEPVAGRWEQATRLGLADPELHAAATACLEVAVRRAPAGLRAPVTALAELVGRRASPGDALLHTARTAGPAAALLAATRDAAIHDAAIHDAAIHDAAIHDAEEAT; from the coding sequence ATGACCACGTCCACAGCACTCGCCGACCATCCCGCCGAGGACGTCCTGCGCGACCTCGACGCCGCCCGGGAGCACGTCGGCTCCGCCGCGCTGCACCCGGCGCCGACCGGGCCGGTCGGGCTGGAGCTCGAGGCCCACCTGGTCGACCTGGCCTCCCCAGCCAGCCGGGTGCCCTGGCACCGGGTCACCGCCGCCGTCGCGACGCTGCCCCCGCTGGACGGCGGCAGCCAGGTCACCCTCGAGCCCGGCGGCCAGGTCGAGCTGTCCGGCCCGCCGGCCCCCGACGTCACCGCCGCGGTCACCGGCCTGCGGTCGGACCTCGCGGCCGTCCGGGGCCGGCTGGCCGCCGACGGCCTGGGGCTGGCCCCGCTGGGTGCGGACCCGTGCCGCCCTGCGCAGCGGGTCTGCCCGGGCTCCCGCTACGTGGCGATGGAGGAGCACTTCCAGTCGCTGGGCCACCGGGCGGCGGGCGTCACGATGATGACCTCCACCGCGGCGCTGCAGGTCAACCTGGAGGCCGGGCCCCGGGCCGGGTGGGCCGCGCGGCTCCGGCTGGCCCAGGCGCTCGGCCCGGTGCTGGTGGCGGTCTCCGCCTGCTCCCCGATGCTGGCCGGCAGCGAGACCGGCTGGCGCTCGGGCCGGCAGCGGACCTGGGCCCAGCTGGGCGCCGCGCGCTGCGGGCCGCTGCCCGGTGGGCCCGACCCGGCCGACGAGTGGGCCGCGTTCGCCCTGGCCGCGCCGGTGATGCTCGTGCGGAGCCCCGCCGGTGACGCCGTCCCCGTGCACGGCCGGACGTCGTTCGCCGACTGGGTCCGCGGGGCCGGGCCGGTCGACCGGCGGCCGACGGTGACCGACCTGGAGTACCACCTGACCACGCTGTTCCCGCCGGTCCGGCTGCGCGGCTACCTGGAGCTCCGGTACCTCGACGCCGCACCGGAGCCGTGGTGGCCGGCGCTCTCGGCGGTGGCCTGCACCCTGCTCGACGACCCGGTGGCCGCCGACACCGCCGCCGCCGCGACCGAGCCGGTCGCCGGCCGCTGGGAGCAGGCCACCCGGCTCGGCCTGGCCGACCCGGAGCTGCACGCGGCCGCGACCGCCTGCCTGGAGGTGGCCGTGCGCCGGGCACCGGCGGGCCTGCGGGCGCCGGTCACCGCCCTGGCCGAGCTGGTGGGACGCCGGGCGAGCCCCGGCGACGCACTGCTGCACACCGCGCGCACCGCCGGCCCGGCAGCCGCCCTGCTGGCCGCCACCCGCGACGCCGCGATCCACGATGCCGCGATCCACGATGCCGCGATCCACGATGCCGCGATCCACGATGCCGAGGAGGCGACATGA
- the egtE gene encoding ergothioneine biosynthesis PLP-dependent enzyme EgtE, which translates to MTGGPALPATSGLPHDDLGDAWRAARPRPATVHLDSAACSRQSTAVLDAVARHARHEAELGGYVAEQAAEGLLQQGRSVLAGLVGLAAADLAFTESASASVRTLVSRWRLAPGARVGVLPGEYWQNVAAFTDAGLTPVLLPADALGRADLAGVERALRDDPPAFVHITLVASHRGVVQPGREIAALCRAAGVPLVLDVAQALGHVDCDLGADAAYGTSRKWLTGPRGVGFLVLRPAVGAQLTPLAGPELYDDGGAGVEHARWYESHDAHVAGRIGLVLAVGEHLAAGPDRVRTRLAALGRATRERLDGRGGWRVAEPLDEPTAITTLRPPDGVDVRQVAARLRSEHGVLTTAAGRERAPRELTGPVLRVSPHVDATAEQLDLLAAALTS; encoded by the coding sequence GTGACGGGCGGCCCCGCCCTCCCGGCGACGAGCGGCCTGCCGCACGACGACCTCGGCGACGCCTGGCGCGCCGCCCGCCCGCGGCCGGCGACGGTGCACCTGGACTCCGCCGCGTGCAGCCGGCAGAGCACCGCGGTGCTCGACGCCGTCGCCCGGCACGCCCGGCACGAGGCCGAGCTCGGCGGGTACGTCGCCGAGCAGGCCGCCGAGGGACTGCTGCAGCAGGGCCGCTCGGTGCTGGCCGGGCTGGTCGGGCTGGCCGCCGCCGACCTGGCGTTCACCGAGAGCGCCTCCGCGTCGGTGCGCACGCTGGTCTCCCGCTGGCGGCTGGCGCCCGGCGCCCGGGTCGGCGTGCTGCCCGGGGAGTACTGGCAGAACGTCGCCGCCTTCACCGACGCCGGCCTGACGCCGGTGCTGCTGCCCGCCGACGCCCTGGGCCGGGCCGACCTGGCCGGTGTCGAGCGGGCGCTGCGCGACGACCCGCCCGCGTTCGTGCACATCACCCTGGTGGCCAGCCACCGCGGCGTCGTCCAGCCCGGACGGGAGATCGCCGCGCTGTGCCGGGCCGCCGGCGTCCCCCTGGTGCTGGACGTCGCGCAGGCGCTCGGCCACGTCGACTGCGACCTGGGCGCGGACGCGGCCTACGGCACCTCCCGCAAGTGGCTGACCGGGCCGCGCGGCGTCGGTTTCCTCGTCCTGCGCCCGGCGGTCGGCGCGCAGCTGACCCCGCTGGCCGGCCCCGAGCTGTACGACGACGGCGGCGCCGGCGTCGAGCACGCCCGCTGGTACGAGTCGCACGACGCGCACGTGGCCGGCCGGATCGGCCTGGTGCTGGCCGTCGGCGAGCACCTGGCCGCCGGACCGGACCGGGTCCGCACGCGGCTGGCGGCGCTGGGCCGCGCCACCCGCGAGCGGCTGGACGGCCGGGGCGGGTGGCGGGTGGCCGAGCCGCTGGACGAGCCGACGGCGATCACCACGCTGCGTCCCCCGGACGGCGTCGACGTCCGGCAGGTGGCCGCCCGGTTGCGCAGCGAGCACGGCGTGCTGACCACCGCAGCCGGCCGGGAACGGGCACCCCGGGAGCTCACCGGCCCGGTGCTGCGGGTCTCGCCGCACGTGGACGCCACCGCCGAGCAGCTCGACCTGCTGGCCGCCGCGCTGACGTCCTGA
- a CDS encoding class F sortase: MRSSVVVVVLGLALAIGTPVTWALTRPEATAGSTVQQALDAPSPSATAPSPTAAPSPSGAVPPSAPALDLPPVTTRDAAPTVAAPVPAPVRLSVPARGVDAPLDPVGVAPDGQMELPEDVDRVGWYRFGPVPGDAGSAVLAGHVDDREQGLGALAPLRTAEVGDVVVVTGANGAETRWQVVSRELITKQALPLDTIFGREGPPRLVLVTCGGPFIPELRSYRDNVVVVAEPLP; encoded by the coding sequence GTGCGCAGTTCCGTCGTCGTGGTGGTCCTGGGCCTCGCCCTGGCGATCGGGACACCGGTCACCTGGGCGCTGACCCGGCCCGAAGCGACGGCGGGCAGCACGGTGCAGCAGGCGCTCGACGCGCCGTCGCCCTCGGCGACGGCACCCTCGCCGACGGCGGCACCGTCCCCCTCCGGGGCGGTGCCGCCGTCGGCGCCTGCACTGGACCTCCCACCGGTGACCACGCGGGACGCGGCGCCCACCGTGGCCGCACCGGTGCCGGCCCCGGTCCGGCTCAGCGTGCCGGCCCGGGGCGTGGACGCCCCGCTCGACCCGGTGGGCGTGGCGCCCGACGGCCAGATGGAGCTGCCGGAGGACGTGGACCGGGTCGGCTGGTACCGCTTCGGGCCCGTCCCCGGGGACGCCGGCTCCGCCGTCCTGGCCGGGCACGTCGACGACCGGGAGCAGGGGCTCGGCGCCCTGGCCCCGCTGCGCACCGCCGAGGTCGGTGACGTCGTCGTGGTCACCGGCGCGAACGGCGCGGAGACCCGCTGGCAGGTGGTCTCCCGGGAGCTGATCACCAAGCAGGCCCTGCCGCTGGACACCATCTTCGGCCGGGAGGGGCCGCCCCGGCTGGTGCTGGTCACCTGCGGCGGCCCGTTCATCCCCGAGCTCCGCAGCTACCGCGACAACGTGGTCGTCGTTGCCGAACCACTCCCATGA
- a CDS encoding anti-sigma factor, protein MQHCDPDELALAALGEQPPPECAAHLTDCAECEQEVASLRRSVEVLAVPALAAPTQAVAPPPQVWAAIAAATGVAASPRPALVEAGGSPDVPVPAPSAEETHASRSAGATVVQFPARSARRPAARWLPLAAAVLVGGLIGAGAVAVTQDGPEGTVLAQAGLDPLPEQIASGTAEVRESGGTRELQVDLDVPALDDGYYEVWLLQSDAQRMVPVGVVQRGATVLPLPDGLDLSAYPLVDVSVEPLDGDPTHSGVSVVRGQLSS, encoded by the coding sequence GTGCAGCACTGCGATCCTGACGAGCTGGCGCTGGCCGCCCTCGGCGAGCAGCCGCCGCCGGAGTGCGCCGCGCACCTGACCGACTGCGCCGAGTGCGAGCAGGAGGTCGCCTCGCTGCGCCGCAGCGTCGAGGTCCTCGCCGTCCCCGCGCTGGCCGCGCCGACCCAGGCGGTGGCCCCGCCGCCGCAGGTCTGGGCCGCCATCGCCGCGGCGACCGGGGTCGCCGCCTCCCCGCGCCCGGCCCTGGTCGAGGCCGGCGGGTCCCCTGACGTCCCCGTGCCCGCGCCGTCCGCCGAGGAGACGCACGCGTCCCGGTCGGCCGGGGCCACCGTCGTGCAGTTCCCGGCGCGGTCGGCCCGCCGGCCGGCGGCCCGGTGGCTGCCGCTGGCCGCCGCCGTGCTGGTGGGCGGGCTCATCGGTGCCGGCGCCGTCGCGGTCACCCAGGACGGTCCGGAGGGCACGGTGCTCGCCCAGGCCGGGCTCGACCCGCTGCCGGAGCAGATCGCATCGGGCACCGCCGAGGTCCGGGAGTCGGGCGGGACCCGCGAGCTGCAGGTCGACCTCGACGTGCCGGCGCTGGACGACGGCTACTACGAGGTGTGGCTGCTGCAGTCCGACGCGCAGCGGATGGTGCCGGTCGGTGTCGTCCAGCGGGGTGCGACGGTGCTGCCGCTGCCCGACGGCCTGGACCTGTCGGCCTACCCGCTGGTCGACGTCTCGGTGGAGCCGCTGGACGGCGACCCCACGCACTCCGGCGTCTCGGTGGTCCGCGGCCAGCTCTCCAGCTGA
- the egtB gene encoding ergothioneine biosynthesis protein EgtB, with product MTDLRETLAQELTRARERTLLLTEQDEPELLRQHSPLMSPLVWDLAHIGQQEDLWLLRGGDARCTGVLPPDVESLYDAFTHPRAARVRLPLLPPVEARAFCAEVRGRVLDRLDRSTPDDDPFDVAMVVSHEQQHDETMLQTLQLRAGPPLLGTGSPLPPGRPGLAGTTVLVPGGPFRLGVDGTEEPFSLDNERPAHVVDVPAFRIGRVPVTNAEYAAFVADGGYTDPRWWSARGWQHRCDAGLTAPQFWGPAGTRTRFGLVEELPADEPVQHVTFFEAEAYAAWAGGRLPTEEEWEKAAVWDPATGSRRRFPWGAADPTPELANLGGSALRPAPVGAYPAGASAYGVEQLLGDVWEWTSSDFRPWPGFTPMLYADYSAPFFGGDYKMLRGASWAVGASVSRPSFRNWDHPVRRQVFSGIRLAFDA from the coding sequence ATGACCGACCTGAGGGAGACCCTCGCCCAGGAGCTCACCCGCGCCCGGGAGCGCACCCTGCTGCTCACCGAGCAGGACGAGCCGGAGCTGCTGCGCCAGCACTCGCCGCTGATGAGCCCGCTGGTCTGGGACCTGGCCCACATCGGCCAGCAGGAGGACCTGTGGCTGCTGCGCGGCGGCGACGCCCGGTGCACCGGGGTGCTGCCGCCGGACGTCGAGTCGCTGTACGACGCCTTCACCCACCCCCGGGCCGCCCGGGTCCGGCTCCCGCTGCTGCCCCCGGTGGAGGCCCGCGCGTTCTGCGCGGAGGTGCGCGGCCGGGTGCTGGACCGGCTCGACCGGTCCACGCCCGACGACGACCCGTTCGACGTGGCGATGGTGGTCAGCCACGAGCAGCAGCACGACGAGACGATGCTGCAGACCCTGCAGCTGCGCGCCGGCCCACCGCTGCTGGGCACCGGCTCCCCGCTCCCGCCCGGCCGGCCGGGGCTGGCCGGCACCACCGTGCTGGTCCCCGGCGGCCCCTTCCGCCTCGGGGTCGACGGCACCGAGGAGCCGTTCTCCCTGGACAACGAGCGACCGGCGCACGTCGTCGACGTCCCCGCGTTCCGGATCGGGCGGGTGCCGGTCACCAACGCCGAGTACGCCGCCTTCGTCGCCGACGGCGGCTACACCGACCCCCGCTGGTGGTCGGCGCGCGGCTGGCAGCACCGCTGCGACGCCGGGCTCACCGCGCCGCAGTTCTGGGGGCCCGCGGGCACCCGCACCCGGTTCGGCCTGGTCGAGGAGCTGCCGGCGGACGAACCGGTCCAGCACGTGACCTTCTTCGAGGCCGAGGCCTACGCCGCCTGGGCGGGGGGCCGGCTGCCGACCGAGGAGGAGTGGGAGAAGGCGGCCGTCTGGGACCCGGCCACCGGGAGCCGGCGGCGGTTCCCGTGGGGCGCGGCCGACCCGACGCCGGAGCTGGCCAACCTCGGCGGCTCGGCGCTGCGGCCGGCCCCGGTGGGCGCCTACCCCGCCGGCGCCTCGGCCTACGGCGTCGAGCAGCTCCTGGGCGACGTGTGGGAGTGGACCTCCTCGGACTTCCGTCCGTGGCCCGGCTTCACCCCGATGCTCTACGCCGACTACTCCGCGCCCTTCTTCGGCGGTGACTACAAGATGCTGCGCGGGGCCTCCTGGGCAGTGGGCGCCTCGGTGTCGCGGCCGAGCTTCCGCAACTGGGACCACCCGGTGCGCCGGCAGGTCTTCAGCGGCATCCGACTGGCCTTCGACGCGTGA
- a CDS encoding 8-oxoguanine deaminase, with translation MQTADLLVRDAELIATVDDARRELPGGWVAITDGVVSALGGPGDPQPDAVRRVDGRGCLVTPGLVNTHHHLYQNLTRAYAPALSGGLFDWLVTLYPLWARLDEEAAHVSAFVGLAELALSGCTTSTDHLYVHPRGAGDLISAEVAAARELGVRFSPTRGSMSLSVKDGGLPPDSVVQDDDEVLADSQRLVQLHHDRSPTAMTRIALAPCSPFSVSPALMRRTAELAESLDVRLHTHLAETRDEDAFCLATFGRRPVDHLDDVGWMTDRTWLAHVVWPDAAEVTRLGAARVGAAHCPSSNMVLGSGLAPVAELRAVGAPVGLGVDGSASADSASLWLEARTAMLQGKLRHGAAAMSARDALEMATRGGAACLGRAGEIGQLSVGACGDLAIWSLEGVRFAGALSDPVEAWLRCGPVSARDTVVAGRFVVEDGAVLHPGLDEQLAVHRRVSQRLQAPLG, from the coding sequence GAGCTGCCCGGGGGGTGGGTCGCGATCACCGACGGCGTGGTCAGCGCCCTCGGCGGCCCGGGCGACCCGCAGCCCGACGCCGTCCGCCGGGTCGACGGGCGTGGCTGCCTGGTGACGCCCGGGCTGGTGAACACCCACCACCACCTGTACCAGAACCTGACCCGCGCCTACGCCCCCGCGCTGAGCGGTGGGCTGTTCGACTGGCTGGTCACCCTGTACCCGCTGTGGGCGCGGCTGGACGAGGAGGCGGCGCACGTCAGCGCGTTCGTCGGGCTCGCCGAGCTGGCGTTGTCCGGCTGCACGACGTCGACCGACCACCTGTACGTGCACCCGCGCGGCGCCGGCGACCTGATCTCCGCCGAGGTGGCCGCGGCCCGCGAGCTCGGCGTCCGGTTCTCGCCCACCCGCGGCTCGATGTCGCTGTCCGTCAAGGACGGCGGCTTGCCCCCGGACTCGGTCGTGCAGGACGACGACGAGGTCCTGGCCGACTCCCAGCGGCTGGTGCAGCTCCACCACGACCGGTCGCCCACCGCGATGACCCGGATCGCGCTCGCCCCGTGCTCGCCGTTCAGCGTCTCGCCCGCGCTCATGCGCCGGACGGCGGAGCTCGCCGAGTCCCTCGACGTCCGGCTGCACACCCACCTCGCCGAGACCCGGGACGAGGACGCCTTCTGCCTGGCGACCTTCGGCCGGCGCCCGGTCGACCACCTCGACGACGTCGGCTGGATGACCGACCGGACGTGGCTGGCGCACGTGGTGTGGCCGGACGCCGCCGAGGTCACCCGGCTGGGCGCGGCCCGGGTCGGCGCGGCGCACTGCCCGTCGTCGAACATGGTCCTGGGCAGCGGGCTGGCCCCGGTCGCCGAGCTGCGGGCGGTGGGCGCCCCGGTCGGGCTGGGCGTCGACGGCTCCGCGTCGGCGGACTCCGCGTCGCTGTGGCTGGAGGCCCGCACCGCGATGCTGCAGGGCAAGCTCCGGCACGGCGCCGCGGCGATGTCGGCCCGGGACGCGCTGGAGATGGCCACCCGCGGCGGCGCCGCCTGCCTGGGCCGGGCCGGCGAGATCGGTCAGCTGTCCGTCGGTGCCTGCGGGGACCTGGCGATCTGGTCGCTGGAGGGCGTGCGGTTCGCCGGCGCGCTGTCGGACCCGGTGGAGGCGTGGCTGCGCTGCGGCCCGGTGTCCGCGCGGGACACCGTCGTGGCGGGGCGGTTCGTCGTCGAGGACGGCGCCGTCCTCCACCCCGGGCTCGACGAGCAGCTCGCCGTCCACCGGCGGGTGTCCCAGCGGCTCCAGGCGCCGCTCGGCTGA
- the egtD gene encoding L-histidine N(alpha)-methyltransferase codes for MTFTLTDHLGPVDAGAALEADVRAGLTATRKTLPPRWFYDERGSELFDEITRLPEYYPTRAEKALLAEHATDVAAATRADTLVELGSGTSEKTRLLLTALAEAGTLRRFVPVDVDPTVLRAAGAQITEAYPGTAVDAVVADFTVHLGELPQEGRRLVAFLGSTIGNLEPAPRAAFLSSLAATLRPGDSFLLGTDLVKDPDRLVRAYDDAAGVTAAFNKNVLAVLNRELKGDADPAAFEHVAVWDAEQERVEMRLRSTRDQVVELTALGLTVPFAAGEELRTEVSTKFRRPRVEQELAAAGLRLTHWWTDPAGDVAASLSVPA; via the coding sequence ATGACGTTCACGCTCACCGACCACCTCGGCCCGGTCGACGCCGGCGCCGCCCTCGAGGCGGACGTGCGCGCCGGGCTCACGGCCACCCGCAAGACGCTGCCGCCCCGCTGGTTCTACGACGAGCGCGGCAGCGAGCTGTTCGACGAGATCACCCGGCTGCCGGAGTACTACCCGACCCGGGCGGAGAAGGCCCTCCTCGCCGAGCACGCCACGGACGTCGCCGCGGCCACCCGCGCCGACACGCTGGTCGAGCTGGGCAGCGGCACCTCGGAGAAGACCCGGCTGCTGCTCACCGCGCTGGCCGAGGCCGGCACCCTGCGCCGCTTCGTGCCGGTCGACGTCGACCCCACAGTGCTCCGGGCGGCCGGTGCCCAGATCACCGAGGCCTACCCGGGGACGGCGGTCGACGCGGTGGTCGCCGACTTCACCGTGCACCTGGGCGAGCTGCCGCAGGAGGGCCGCCGGCTCGTCGCCTTCCTCGGCTCCACGATCGGCAACCTGGAGCCCGCGCCACGGGCGGCCTTCCTCTCCTCGCTGGCGGCGACCCTGCGGCCCGGCGACTCGTTCCTCCTCGGCACCGACCTGGTCAAGGACCCCGACCGGCTGGTGCGCGCCTACGACGACGCCGCCGGGGTGACCGCGGCGTTCAACAAGAACGTGCTCGCGGTGCTGAACCGGGAGCTCAAGGGCGACGCCGACCCGGCCGCCTTCGAGCACGTCGCGGTGTGGGACGCCGAGCAGGAGCGGGTCGAGATGCGGCTGCGGTCGACCCGGGACCAGGTCGTGGAGCTGACCGCGCTCGGACTGACGGTGCCCTTCGCCGCCGGTGAGGAACTGCGCACCGAGGTGTCCACCAAGTTCCGCCGGCCCCGCGTCGAGCAGGAGCTGGCCGCGGCCGGCCTGCGGCTGACCCACTGGTGGACCGACCCGGCCGGCGACGTCGCGGCGTCCCTGTCGGTGCCCGCGTGA